The following proteins are co-located in the Solidesulfovibrio sp. genome:
- a CDS encoding ferredoxin-thioredoxin reductase catalytic domain-containing protein, with product MNARSLYDTLRPIQEAKGNFFNPDMAMTLDLLGNLLVNKERYGYMACPCRLASGSFELDRDVVCPCQYRDADVAEFGACFCGLYVSAAVRDGEKPLPVVPERRPIEKTLAALGS from the coding sequence ATGAATGCCCGCAGCCTCTACGACACGCTGCGGCCCATCCAGGAAGCCAAGGGGAATTTCTTCAACCCCGACATGGCCATGACCCTGGACCTCTTGGGCAACCTGCTGGTCAACAAGGAACGCTACGGGTACATGGCCTGTCCTTGCCGGCTGGCCTCGGGCTCCTTCGAACTGGACCGGGACGTGGTCTGCCCCTGCCAGTACCGCGACGCCGACGTGGCCGAGTTCGGGGCCTGCTTTTGCGGGCTCTACGTCTCGGCGGCCGTGCGCGACGGCGAAAAGCCCCTGCCCGTGGTGCCGGAACGACGCCCCATCGAGAAGACCCTGGCCGCCCTGGGTTCGTAG
- a CDS encoding glutaredoxin family protein, translating to MSADIKVYALSTCMHCKHAKEYLEEHQIPFDCVHVDFLSGEERNQIMDIVRKLNPALSFPTIVIGNKVIVGFRRDEIEQAIDACEKK from the coding sequence ATGAGCGCCGATATCAAGGTCTACGCCCTGTCCACCTGCATGCACTGCAAGCACGCCAAGGAATACCTGGAAGAACACCAAATCCCCTTCGACTGCGTCCACGTGGACTTCCTGTCCGGCGAGGAGCGCAACCAGATCATGGATATCGTGCGCAAACTCAACCCGGCCCTGTCCTTTCCCACCATCGTCATCGGCAACAAGGTCATCGTGGGATTTCGCCGCGACGAGATCGAACAGGCCATCGACGCCTGCGAAAAGAAATGA
- a CDS encoding PAS domain S-box protein, with protein sequence MDAICYATTALALVCLVGLALILRRCRIRADLRQADPFLERIVETMPDPIYVKDPDGRFLLVNAAFCSLAGQARQDILGRDAASVFPGRRGAASLKNDAMTMACGFEDVAEETAYDADDRRRTFMNRKTLSVDDSGKRHVVGVIRDLTRRKQAERALANSESRYRRIVETANEGIWGVDARWRTTYANPAMATMLGTTPAEMAGRPVTDFLFPEDGEIHQALQRREALPPGGGLYERRLRRADGGEIWTHLAVSSEYDASGRFVGSVGMFGDITARKRAEETLRLSETRLAGAKAAAEAASKAKSEFLANMSHEIRTPLNGLLGMLQLLEETTLDTEQRDFVVTALDSGRRLTRLLTDILDLSRVESGKLALSLSPFSPRALLAAVQGVFAVSLEQRGVDLRIAVHPGVPRRLLGDEGRIRQILLNLVGNAVKFTEAGCIRLEAAAYPEADPDTTRLVLCVSDTGIGIPREKLASVFESFTQVDASNTRIHQGAGLGLSIVDSLVRLMGGTIAVDSEPGLGTCLLCSLPLGRVEAQPEPETAETSPAPASGLRLLLVEDERINRLTAGALLRKQGHVAIEAASGIDALEIFAREPFDAVLLDIQMPGMDGLETLALMRDTAIHGEKARTPVIALTAHAMAGDRERFLAAGMDDYLAKPVEASALAAVLGRIARRGHGGGGSGSGSGSGSGGGGEEGE encoded by the coding sequence ATGGACGCCATCTGCTACGCAACGACGGCCCTTGCCCTGGTCTGCCTGGTCGGCCTGGCCCTGATCCTGCGCCGGTGCCGCATTCGGGCCGACCTCCGCCAGGCCGACCCCTTCCTCGAACGCATCGTCGAAACCATGCCCGATCCGATCTATGTCAAGGACCCGGACGGACGGTTCCTGCTGGTCAACGCCGCCTTCTGCTCCCTGGCCGGCCAGGCCCGCCAGGACATCCTCGGCCGGGATGCGGCCTCCGTGTTCCCTGGGCGCCGGGGCGCGGCCTCGCTGAAAAACGACGCCATGACCATGGCCTGCGGCTTCGAGGACGTGGCCGAGGAAACGGCCTACGACGCCGACGACCGCAGGCGCACCTTCATGAACCGCAAGACCCTCTCTGTCGACGACAGCGGCAAACGCCACGTGGTCGGCGTCATCCGCGACCTCACCCGCCGCAAGCAGGCGGAACGGGCCCTGGCCAATAGCGAAAGCCGCTACCGCCGCATCGTGGAAACCGCCAACGAGGGCATCTGGGGCGTGGACGCCCGCTGGCGCACCACCTATGCCAACCCCGCCATGGCCACGATGCTCGGCACGACCCCGGCGGAAATGGCGGGCCGGCCGGTGACCGATTTCCTGTTTCCCGAGGATGGCGAAATCCACCAGGCCCTGCAGCGCCGGGAAGCCCTCCCCCCGGGCGGCGGCCTGTACGAGCGGCGCCTCAGGCGCGCCGACGGCGGGGAAATCTGGACGCACCTCGCCGTGAGCAGCGAATACGACGCCTCGGGCCGCTTCGTCGGCTCCGTGGGCATGTTCGGCGACATCACCGCCCGCAAGCGCGCCGAGGAAACCCTGCGCCTGTCCGAAACGCGCCTGGCCGGGGCCAAGGCGGCCGCCGAAGCCGCCAGCAAGGCCAAAAGCGAATTCCTGGCCAACATGAGCCATGAGATCCGCACGCCCCTAAACGGCCTGCTCGGCATGCTGCAACTCCTCGAAGAAACGACCCTCGACACCGAACAGCGCGACTTCGTGGTCACGGCCCTGGATTCCGGCCGACGCCTGACCCGACTGCTCACCGACATCCTCGACCTCTCGCGCGTCGAATCCGGCAAGCTCGCCCTGTCCCTCTCCCCCTTCTCCCCCCGCGCCCTCCTGGCCGCCGTGCAAGGCGTCTTCGCCGTCAGCCTGGAACAACGCGGTGTGGACCTGCGCATCGCCGTCCACCCCGGCGTGCCCCGACGCCTGCTCGGCGACGAGGGGCGCATCCGCCAGATCCTGCTCAATCTCGTGGGCAACGCCGTCAAATTCACCGAAGCCGGCTGCATCCGCCTCGAAGCGGCCGCCTACCCCGAGGCCGACCCGGACACGACCCGCCTGGTGCTGTGCGTCAGCGACACCGGCATCGGCATCCCCCGCGAAAAACTCGCCTCGGTCTTCGAAAGCTTCACCCAGGTCGATGCCTCCAATACCCGCATCCATCAGGGCGCGGGACTCGGCCTGTCCATCGTGGACAGTCTCGTGCGGCTCATGGGCGGTACCATCGCCGTGGACAGCGAACCGGGCCTGGGGACCTGCCTGCTGTGCTCGCTGCCCCTGGGCAGGGTCGAGGCCCAACCGGAGCCCGAAACAGCCGAGACGTCCCCTGCCCCCGCCTCGGGACTGCGCCTGCTGCTCGTCGAGGACGAACGCATCAACCGCCTGACCGCAGGCGCGCTGTTGCGCAAACAGGGACACGTCGCCATCGAAGCGGCCTCGGGCATCGACGCCCTGGAAATCTTCGCCCGGGAACCCTTCGACGCCGTGCTCCTCGACATCCAGATGCCCGGCATGGACGGCCTGGAAACCCTGGCGCTCATGCGCGATACGGCCATCCACGGCGAAAAGGCGCGCACGCCCGTCATCGCCCTGACCGCCCACGCCATGGCCGGCGACCGCGAACGCTTCCTGGCCGCCGGCATGGACGACTACCTGGCCAAGCCCGTGGAAGCCTCGGCCTTGGCCGCCGTGCTCGGCCGCATCGCCCGGCGTGGCCACGGTGGAGGTGGAAGTGGAAGTGGAAGTGGAAGTGGAAGTGGAGGAGGAGGAGAAGAAGGAGAATAA